One part of the Vidua chalybeata isolate OUT-0048 chromosome 11, bVidCha1 merged haplotype, whole genome shotgun sequence genome encodes these proteins:
- the IL34 gene encoding interleukin-34, whose protein sequence is MQQGYAAVLCVLAVLGLEAAAPGECELTRLLQDKLQYEMRLQYMKHYFPIDYTVQVQYEEVLRPSNITRLRNGTVSEAALRYLWFHVSSQAVLRIREVLPEKHPSWKYTQELCQLFDALGEEYSKYRQTDVETVVADLVKLIHSAGAESRSKAVRPKALLDNCLKVMRMLYGVPCRWEST, encoded by the exons ATGCAGCAGGGCTACGCTGCCGTCCTAT gtgtcctggctgtgctggggctggaggccGCGGCGCCGGGCGAATGCGAGCTCACCCGCCTGCTCCAGGACAAGCTGCAGTATGAGATGCGCCTGCAGTACATG AAACACTACTTTCCCATTGACTACACAGTCCAGGTCCAGTATGAAGAGGTGCTGAGACCATCCAACATCACCCGCCTG CGCAACGGGACAGTGTCGGAGGCAGCACTGCGGTACCTCTGGTTCCATGTCAGCTCCCAGGCAGTGCTGCGCATCCGTGAGGTGCTGCCAGAGAAGCACCCATCCTGGAAGTACACCCAGGAACTCTGCCAGCTCTTTGATGCCCTGGGCGAGGAGTACAGCAAGTACCGGCAG ACAGACGTGGAAACTGTGGTGGCCGATCTGGTGAAGTTGATCCACAGCGCGGGCGCTGAGAGCCGGAGCAAGGCTGTTCGCCCCAAGGCACTGCTGGACAACTGCCTCAAGGTCATGCGGATGCTCTACGGGGTGCCCT GTCGGTGGGAGTCCACCTAA
- the LOC128793563 gene encoding C-factor-like — protein sequence MEGLSVGSVLLTGCDGGLGLGLLKGLLEQPSPPRHIFAACLDPQGKAVNEVALGFPNIMILPLDVTDPNSIKAAVRKVQAEVGSAGLNLLINNTGTTRRSTLATETAENMSLVYTTNTIGPLQTSQAFLPLLKMAADAEGQHEMSCSRAAIINISSILGSIEVAEAWEERQDICYRCSKAALNMLTKCLALEYGSSGILCVSVDPGHVTPPLEQGVGPVTLEESVRGVLQLLTQLSATNNGTFWNWRGQRLPW from the exons ATGGAGGGGCTCAGCGTGGGCAGTGTCCTGCTGACAGGCTGCGATGGGGGGCtgggcctggggctgctgaaggggttgctggagcagcccagcccaccTCGGCACATCTTCGCTGCTTGCCTGGACCCCCAGGGCAAG GCTGTTAACGAGGTGGCTTTGGGCTTTCCCAACATCATGATCTTGCCTCTAG ATGTGACAGACCCCAACAGCATCAAAGCAGCAGTCAGGAAGGTGCAGGCAGAGGTGGGAAGTGCTGGCCTCAACCTCCTGATTAACAACACCGGCACCACACGCCGCAGCACCTTGGCCACCGAGACAGCAGAGAACATGAGCCTCGTCTACACCACCAACACCATCGGGCCCCTACAGACAAGCCAG GCCTTCCTGCCCCTGCTGAAGATGGCAGCTGACGCCGAAGGACAGCATGAgatgagctgcagcagagctgccatcATCAACATCTCCAGCATCCTGGGCTCCATCGAGGTTGCGGAGGCTtgggaggagaggcaggacaTCTGCTACCGCTGCAGCAAG gctgctctgaatATGCTCACCAAGTGCCTGGCCCTGGAGTACGGGAGCAGCGGGAtcctctgtgtgtctgtggatCCTGGACATGTGACACCTCCCTTGGAACAGGGGGTG GGCCCGGTGACGCTGGAGGAGAGCGTGCGGGgcgtcctgcagctgctgaccCAGCTCTCAGCCACCAACAATGGCACCTTCTGGAACTGGAGAGGGCAGAGGCTGCCCTGGTGA